One region of Dysidea avara chromosome 1, odDysAvar1.4, whole genome shotgun sequence genomic DNA includes:
- the LOC136263318 gene encoding uncharacterized protein, translating to MESEETARSLERSRAIRCVVTKPVHEAEGILSSDSLTPEQRNKLTVIKEQLDGKLKLPSDMDEKILSLCEMEAIETEVNESETIVARVIDCKLKIKQSSAVSLPAIPPSSPVVVAPPVPQAKARLPKLTLPKFKGDVKNWTTFWDSFQSAVHGNEAIPKVDKFNYLDSLLEGTAYKTVQGLPLTESNYDSAVAMLKDRFGDPQQIICAHMEGLMKVANCVNDRPSSLRVVFDKIMVHIRGLEALDVTSEQYGSFLIPVIMAKLPNDIRLRIARETGKEVWKIDNVLKIIKQEVEAREVSEGAAISNSKTTPVPPRVPPTRPLPPKPANDIEETVNATASTDSKPNKGKRVILLQTARAVAVGPAGRVSIRMLLDSGSQLSYITKTLKERLGIEPIRKEKLHLNTFGSASFDPRSCDVVNLQIETSNGGEVLDIVAYTSPVICSSLPAMVNVCEYEHLDGLELADGDSHDSKKSIDVLVGSDYYWSIVTGDTVVGDSGPVALGSKLGVRSFERLW from the exons ATGGAGTCTGAAGAAACCGCCCGCTCTCTGGAGAGGTCACGTGCCATTCGTTGCGTAGTTACGAAACCTGTTCACGAAGCAGAAGGAATATTGAGTAGTGATTCGCTGACTCCTGAACAGCGCAACAAGCTAACTGTTATAAAAGAACAACTTGACGGAAAATTGAAGCTGCCTAGTGACATGGATGAGAAGATACTGAGCCTCTGTGAAATGGAGGCTATAGAAACTGAGGTGAATGAGTCTGAAACTATTGTTGCAAGGGTTATTGATTGTAAATTGAAGATAAAACAATCTTCTGCTGTTTCTTTGCCAGCTATACCTCCATCAAGCCCTGTTGTTGTTGCTCCACCAGTTCCACAAGCCAAGGCACGACTGCCCAAGCTAACCTTACCAAAATTCAAGGGTGATGTAAAGAACTGGACAACTTTTTGGGACTCGTTTCAGTCTGCCGTGCACGGCAATGAAGCAATCCCCAAGGTAGACAAATTTAATTACTTAGACTCTCTATTAGAAGGCACAGCATACAAGACAGTACAGGGACTACCCTTAACAGAGAGTAACTATGATTCTGCTGTTGCAATGTTGAAAGATCGCTTTGGTGATCCACAACAGATCATCTGTGCCCATATGGAAGGATTAATGAAAGTTGCGAATTGTGTGAATGACCGGCCTAGTTCCCTTCGTGTTGTTTTTGATAAGATTATGGTGCACATTCGAGGCCTTGAAGCATTGGATGTTACGTCTGAACAGTATGGGAGTTTCCTTATCCCAGTTATCATGGCCAAACTGCCTAACGACATCCGTCTGAGAATTGCTCGAGAAACCGGTAAGGAGGTGTGGAAGATTGACAATGTACTCAAGATAATAAAGCAGGAAGTGGAAGCCCGAGAAGTAAGTGAAGGGGCAGCTATCAGCAACTCCAAGACAACTCCTGTGCCACCTCGAGTCCCTCCCACA CGACCACTACCACCAAAACCTGCTAATGACATAGAGGAAACTGTGAATGCTACCGCTAGTACAGATAGCAAACCCAACAAGGGAAAAAGAGTAATACTTCTACAAACAGCAAGAGCTGTAGCTGTGGGACCAGCAGGAAGGGTGTCCATTAGAATGCTGCTTGACAGTGGTAGTCAACTCTCATATATTACCAAGACTTTGAAAGAGAGACTGGGCATTGAACCAATTCGGAAGGAAAAATTACATTTAAACACATTTGGTAGTGCATCCTTTGATCCCAGATCTTGTGATGTTGTGAATCTCCAGATTGAGACCTCAAATGGTGGTGAAGTCCTTGACATAGTTGCTTATACATCCCCTGTTATCTGTTCTTCCCTCCCTGCTATGGTGAATGTTTGTGAATATGAACACTTAGATGGCCTAGAATTGGCAGATGGGGATTCTCATGATTCAAAGAAATCCATAGATGTTCTTGTGGGCTCAGACTATTATTGGAGCATTGTGACTGGAGACACAGTTGTAGGTGATAGTGGTCCAGTGGCACTGGGCAGCAAACTAGGAGTCAGGTCCTTTGAACGACTATGGTAG